Proteins co-encoded in one Opitutus terrae PB90-1 genomic window:
- a CDS encoding UDP-glucuronic acid decarboxylase family protein, producing MRILVTGGAGFLGSHLCDRLVADGHDVVAIDNLFTGRKANLQHLLPHPRFEFVRHDVIDPFKFEVDQIYNLACPASPPHYQYNPIKTTKTSVMGAINSLGLAKRVKARVFQASTSEVYGDPSVHPQPESYWGNVNPIGKRSCYDEGKRCAETLFFDYHRENKVDIRVVRIFNTYGPRMYEADGRVVSNFIVQALRGEDLTIYGDGSQTRSFCYVDDLIEGFVRFMAQTETVGPMNLGNPGEFTMLELAELTLKLVGGKSKIVHLPLPADDPKQRQPDITLARQLLKWEPKVALEDGLKRTIEYFRPRV from the coding sequence ATGCGCATCCTCGTCACCGGCGGCGCCGGTTTTCTCGGTTCCCATCTTTGTGATCGGCTGGTGGCCGACGGCCACGACGTGGTGGCGATCGATAATCTGTTCACCGGCCGCAAAGCGAATCTTCAGCACTTGCTGCCGCACCCGCGGTTCGAGTTTGTCCGGCACGACGTGATCGACCCGTTCAAGTTCGAGGTCGACCAGATCTATAACCTCGCTTGTCCGGCCTCGCCTCCTCACTACCAATACAATCCCATCAAGACGACCAAGACGTCGGTGATGGGCGCAATCAACTCGCTCGGGCTGGCGAAGCGCGTGAAGGCGCGGGTGTTTCAGGCGAGCACCAGCGAGGTTTACGGCGATCCCTCGGTGCATCCGCAGCCGGAAAGCTACTGGGGCAATGTGAACCCGATCGGCAAGCGCTCGTGCTACGATGAAGGCAAGCGCTGCGCCGAGACGCTCTTCTTCGACTATCACCGCGAGAACAAGGTCGATATCCGCGTCGTCCGCATCTTCAACACCTACGGCCCGCGAATGTATGAGGCCGACGGCCGCGTCGTCTCGAACTTCATCGTGCAGGCGCTGCGGGGCGAGGATCTCACGATCTATGGCGACGGCTCGCAGACGCGCTCGTTCTGCTACGTCGACGATTTGATCGAGGGGTTCGTGCGGTTCATGGCCCAGACCGAGACGGTGGGCCCGATGAACCTCGGGAATCCCGGGGAGTTCACGATGCTCGAGCTGGCTGAGCTCACGCTCAAGCTCGTCGGCGGGAAATCGAAGATCGTCCACCTGCCGTTGCCGGCCGACGATCCGAAACAGCGGCAACCGGACATCACGCTCGCGCGGCAGCTCTTGAAGTGGGAGCCCAAGGTTGCGCTCGAGGACGGACTGAAGCGGACGATCGAGTATTTTCGCCCGCGGGTCTGA
- the tgt gene encoding tRNA guanosine(34) transglycosylase Tgt: MGTPFQLLKTDTATQARRGRLQTRHGVVETPIFMPVGTQGTVKSITPAHLHEIGAQIILGNTYHLNLRPGSELIRDLGGLHRFMGWDGPILTDSGGFQVFSLAKLRDIRDDGVAFQSHLDGAKLFLGPREVMRIQQNLGSDIAMVLDECPPWPCERDACARAVARSQRWALQCKQIATESGFLAAGHHVFAIAQGSTFDDLRREAAEALSALDFPGYAVGGVSVGEPEPEMLKQVAATTPFLPANKPRYTMGLGTPPQMLKMIALGVDMFDCVLPTRVARNGLAFTPDGPMNLRNEKYRTDPRPIVEGLANYTSGFSRAYLRHVTLAGEIISCTLLTLHNLHFYLDLMAQARAHLESGDYGSWHRSWIERYEAGAAARVAG, encoded by the coding sequence ATGGGCACGCCTTTCCAACTGCTTAAGACCGACACCGCCACGCAGGCTCGCCGGGGCCGGCTGCAGACCCGGCACGGGGTCGTCGAGACGCCCATCTTCATGCCGGTCGGGACACAGGGCACCGTCAAATCGATCACCCCGGCCCATTTGCACGAGATCGGGGCGCAGATCATCCTGGGCAATACCTACCATCTGAACCTGCGGCCGGGCAGTGAGTTGATCCGCGATCTCGGCGGGCTGCACCGGTTCATGGGCTGGGACGGGCCGATCCTCACTGATAGCGGCGGGTTTCAGGTGTTCTCGTTGGCGAAGCTGCGGGACATCCGCGACGACGGCGTGGCGTTTCAGTCGCACCTTGATGGAGCGAAGCTCTTCCTCGGCCCGCGCGAGGTGATGCGGATCCAGCAGAACCTCGGGAGCGACATCGCGATGGTGCTCGACGAGTGTCCGCCCTGGCCCTGCGAGCGGGACGCGTGCGCCCGTGCGGTGGCGCGCAGCCAGCGCTGGGCGCTGCAGTGCAAGCAGATCGCCACCGAGAGCGGCTTTCTGGCGGCGGGGCATCACGTGTTCGCGATTGCGCAGGGCTCGACCTTCGACGATCTCCGGCGCGAAGCCGCGGAGGCGCTCAGCGCGCTGGATTTCCCCGGTTACGCGGTGGGCGGGGTCAGCGTGGGTGAGCCGGAGCCGGAAATGTTGAAACAGGTGGCGGCGACCACACCGTTTTTGCCGGCGAACAAGCCGCGCTACACCATGGGGCTCGGGACGCCGCCGCAGATGCTGAAGATGATCGCGCTCGGCGTGGACATGTTCGATTGCGTGCTGCCGACGCGCGTGGCGCGCAACGGGCTGGCGTTCACGCCGGATGGGCCGATGAACCTGCGGAACGAGAAATACCGCACCGATCCGCGGCCGATCGTCGAAGGCTTGGCGAACTACACCAGTGGGTTTTCGCGGGCGTATCTGCGGCACGTGACGCTCGCCGGCGAGATCATCAGCTGTACGCTCCTGACGCTGCACAACCTGCATTTCTACCTCGATCTGATGGCGCAGGCCCGGGCGCATCTCGAGAGCGGCGACTACGGATCCTGGCATCGCAGCTGGATCGAACGCTACGAAGCCGGCGCCGCCGCCCGGGTGGCGGGGTAG
- a CDS encoding anthranilate synthase component II — MLLVIDNFDSFTFNLVQYFGQLGVEQRVFRNNEITPEQALALKPDRVLLSPGPCSPKEAGVTLEIIRAFAGVRPIFGVCLGHQSIGQYFGGNVVRASRLMHGKTSPILHKNTDVFRGLPQGFAATRYHSLLVERDTFPSELEITAETAEGEVMGLRHRTLPIWGVQFHPESIATDGGMKILENFLSLN; from the coding sequence GTGCTGCTCGTCATCGACAACTTCGATTCGTTCACCTTCAACCTCGTCCAGTACTTCGGTCAACTGGGCGTGGAGCAGCGCGTATTTCGCAATAACGAGATTACGCCCGAACAGGCCTTGGCGCTGAAACCCGACCGGGTGCTGCTTTCGCCCGGACCATGTTCACCCAAGGAAGCCGGCGTCACGCTCGAGATCATCCGCGCGTTTGCCGGCGTCCGGCCGATCTTTGGCGTTTGTCTCGGACACCAGTCGATCGGGCAGTATTTTGGCGGCAACGTGGTGCGCGCCTCCCGGCTGATGCACGGCAAAACCTCGCCGATCCTGCACAAGAACACCGACGTGTTCCGCGGACTGCCGCAAGGGTTTGCCGCCACGCGCTATCATTCGCTCTTGGTCGAGCGGGACACGTTTCCGAGCGAGTTGGAGATCACCGCCGAAACCGCCGAGGGCGAAGTCATGGGCCTGCGCCACCGCACCCTGCCGATCTGGGGTGTGCAGTTTCACCCGGAGTCGATCGCGACGGACGGGGGGATGAAGATTCTCGAGAATTTCCTGAGCCTGAACTGA